From the genome of Mucilaginibacter paludis DSM 18603:
CCTTTGTCATGGAAATGCTTTAATTTCAACACATTAGCTTTGTTTTGGTTTTTTTGATAATTATCACTACTTTTGCAGCCGATTTAGCAATGTAGCTAAATACGTTTTTTAAATATTCATGAACCCATTTAGTCAATTGGGAATCCGTCATGATATTGTTAATGCCATCACTGATCTGGGATTTGAAAATCCCACGCCAATCCAGGAACAATCAATTCCGGTTTTGTTAACAGGCAGCAACGATTTTGTCGGATTAGCTCAAACAGGGACCGGAAAAACCGCTGCCTTCGGATTGCCACTATTAGAATTGCTGGACTTCGAACAAAATCATCCTCAGGCGCTTATTCTTTGCCCAACCCGTGAACTGTGTTTACAGATCACCAACGATTTGAAAAATTACTCTAAAAACATGTCAAACGTTAACGTTGTGGCCGTTTATGGAGGTGCAAATATTTCTGATCAGTTACGCCAGATTAAACGCGGCGTACAAATTGTTGTGGCTACGCCTGGCCGTATGCTCGACATTATTAACCGTAAAGCCATCAACTTCAGCGACGTGAACTATGTAGTTCTGGACGAAGCTGATGAAATGCTTAATATGGGTTTTCAGGAAGATATCGACAGCATTTTGTCGACCACACCTGACGACAAAAAAACCTGGTTGTTCTCAGCCACTATGCCTTCCGAGGTTCGCCGTATCGCCAAAAAATACATGACCGATCCGTTCGAATTAACCATGGGCGAAAAAAATACAGGTAACGTTAACATTGAGCACGAATACTATATCGTTCGTGCACGTGATAAATACGCTGCCTTTAAACGCATTGTTGATTTTAATCCCGAAATTTTCGGTATCGTGTTTTGCCGTACAAAAATTGAAACCCAGGAAATTGCTGAGGCTTTAATTAAGGATGGTTACAATGCCGATTCGTTACACGGTGATTTATCACAACAACAACGCGATAAGGTAATGAAACGCTACCGCGAGCGCAGCCTGCAATTGTTAATTGCTACGGATGTTGCCGCACGTGGTATCGACGTTAATGATGTTACACACGTTATTAACTACTCGTTACCTGATGAGATTGAAAATTACACCCACCGTAGCGGTCGTACAGCCCGTGCCGGTAAAACAGGTGTATCTATAGCCATCATCAACTCAAAAGAGTTAGGTAAAATACGCCAGATAGAACGCGTTATTGGTAAAAAGTTTATTAAAGGCGAAATACCAAACGGGTTTGATGTTTGCGAAAAACAATTGTTTGCCATAGTTCATAAAGTACATAACGTACAGGTGAACGAGCAGCAGATTGAGCAATACATTCCGCGTATTATGGATGAGTTTAAGGATCTGGAAAAAGAAGATATTATTAAGCGCTTCGCTTCCATTGAATTTAACCGTTTCCTGGATTATTACAAAAATGCACCTGACCTGAATGCTCCTTTGGATGACAGGGCGGTTAGGGGTGAGCTTGGCGACCGTGCTCCGCGCGGAACAGGCAACTCTGATTATACCCGTTTGTTTATCAACTTAGGTTCGGTTGACGAATTTAACCGTGGCGATTTGCTGGGTTACATTTGCAACACTGCTAAAATAAGCGGACGCACTGTTGGTAAAATAGATGTAAAGGGTGTTTACTCTTTCTTTGAAGTGCCAAAGGCTGATGTTGATAAGGTTTTTGCCGAATTTAAAGACGCTGAATTTAAGGGTCGTCCGGTAAGGATCGAAATTTCTGGCGAAGGTACCAGCGACAACCGCAGTGGCGGTGGTGGTGGCCGACGTCGTGAAGGTGGCTACGCTGGTGGCGGCGAAAGAAAAGAAGGTGGTTTCCGTCGTGAAGGCGGTGCCCCGCGCGAACGTACCGGTGGCAACAGCGGTGGCGGTTTCCGCGACTTTTCGGGTAAACGCCGTGAAGATCGTAACAGCACAGGAAGTGGTGGTGGCGAACGCCGCAGAAAATTTTAACAAAGTCATAGTTTGTTATATTAGTTTAATTTAGTTTTTACATGGGGCTCCGGATGATTATCCGGAGTCTTTTGTTTTTAAAGGGTTTGGAAATATCCGTCGGTTATGCCGTAATTAGGTGTAAACAAAATGCCTTAAATTTAATTATACTATAAAGTGTTTTGAAGTACTGGTGGCGATACTGATATTAGCGCTAACAGCTCAGTCTGCTATAGGGCTGTTGCCTAATTTGTACGATACATTTTTATTTCAATATCTTTGGCTGTGCAATTACCTCACTGTTTAATATAAATCTATTATGGAATCAAAACGTCAACAAAAATTTGCCGGAGTTATACAGGAAGACCTGGCCGCGATATTTCAACGTGAGGGAATGAATTTTTTGCCTAATACCCTGGTAACCATAACCAAGGTAAGGGTTACCCCCGATTTGGCTCTGGCCCGTGTTTTTTTAAGCTTTTTTAATAATGCCAATACCCAGCTGGCGCTGCAAACCATTAAGCTGCATGCATCAGAAATAAGATATAAATTAGGTTCGCGTATTAAAGACCAGGTTAGGATTATCCCGCAACTGGAATTTTTTGTGGATGATACCAGTGATTACGTTGAGCGGATGGATAAGATTTTTGACAAGATCCATAAGGAAGAAAACCCTGCCGACAGCGGCCAAAGCTAAATTGAATGGATCGGCATAAGCAGTTGGAGCATTTTATTGCCGCTAACCCGGATAAGGTTGGCAAGGTAGTTTATTTTGACGCCGCGCGGCACAAATTATTGCGGCTTGATTTTACCGATGCCAACCATGAGCTGAGCCCCGAAATTATCGGCCATACGCAACAGTTTTCGGCCTGGGTATTTAAAAAGCTGAAGGAGAACAAATGTAAATACGGTGTAGGCGGATATTTTGAAAACCGCACCATTTACTCGCGCAGCGCTTTGTTTAATACCACTGCAGAGCCGCGTTGCCTGCATTTAGGTATTGATATTTGGGGCGATGCCGGAACCATGGTTTACGCTCCGTTGGCTGGTAAGGTACACAGCTTTCAGGATAACGATAATTTTGGCGACTACGGGGCAACCATTATTTTAGAGCACCATTTGGATGGCCTGAAGCTTTTTAGCCTGTACGGGCATTTAAATGATGAATCGTTTTTAGGCTTGAGCGAGGGGATGGCTATAGAAAAGGGTGAAGCCCTGGGCGAATTTGGCAGTACCGAAGAGAATGGCAACTGGCCGCCGCATTTACATTTTCAGTTGATGTTTGATATGGAGGGCCTGAAGGGCGATTACCCTGGGGCCTGCCGTTTATCAGAACAAGATAAGTACAGGCACAATATTGCCGACCCTGGGTTGATATTACAATTTCCGGCAGGGAGTATAATCTGAGAGCGATATAAGCGTTTTTTAAACGGAGGTATATTTCAGGAATTATGAATCAGTGCCGTTTAGTTAAGCAGTTTCAAGCATGGTTGCAGAGTTCATCGCATGGCGAAACATACCCCTGCAACAGCACAGCTAAAGCCGACCGCTCTCAACGTGGGGTTAGAATAAAATTATTCATTATCAATGTAATATGTAGGGCAAGCGGCGGCCCGTGCGATTCCCCTCTCGAGAGGCATAGCCGTCAACTTTAGAAAAAAAAGGGATAAAATTTTTTTAGAGCAAGAATCGGAACTGCAAAATTGCAGTCATTATTCGAGCGAATGAGTTCGGAACTATTTGAACCAACGGTGTTAGATGGCCTGGCCCGTAAAACAGAGGCGATACAACGCAAACGAAAAGTGGGAGGCAAGGAACTATTGGATATGGCGTTATTTGATGGAGATCAATCGTTTAACGGCATGAGTATGCAGTTAATGCGGAGGGATGGGCTTGATATTTCGAAGCAGGCATTGCATCAAAGACATCACAGCAATATGACAAAGTTTGTACAAGCCGTTTTTGAGCAATTAATAGCAGTTGAGTTACCGCAAGAGCAAACACAGGGCTTGGAGATCCGTATCAAAGATTCTACCCGTTTCGCGTTGCCGGAAGTTATTGCAGAGACATTCCCCGGAACAAAAGGAAGTGGGATGAAAGCGGGAGCATCTGTACAATTTGAATTTGAAATCAAAAGTGGTAAAAGCGATATCAAAGTAACTCCGGCCAACGCAAATGACCAGGGTGAGAGTCATCTGGACAAGGCATCAATTCAGCCGGGGGTATTATATATGAGAGATCTGGGTTACACTCACTTGAGTTATATGAACAATATTAACAAAGTCAAAGCTTTCTTTATTAATAAATTATGTCCGAAAACAACGATTTATCTATTAAAGGACGACCAATACCAAAAGTTAGAGTTGTCGAAACTACAAGGCATAACCGGCGTATTTGATCAACAGGTATATATCGGAGCTGATAAGATGCCGGTAAGGATAATAATAGAACCGGTAAGTGAAGAGCTCAAGGCAAGGCGGATAGCCAATACTGAAAAGTACAATAAAAAGAAAGGCAGTACCACCAGTAAGGGATTCAAAGAGCGGGCAGGGTTTAACTTTATTGTTACCAACCTGGTGAGCGAAAAATATAGCGCTGAATTGATCCAAAAGTTATATCACCTGCGATGGCAGATAGAATTGGTTTTTAAAGCATGGAAGTCGTTTTTAAAGATACACACGTTCCCCAAAGGAAGTTCGGATCGTATAACCAGTATATTATACAGTAAGTTGATCTGGGCAGTTTTGAGTTGGAAAATATGCATGGCTATCGGTAAGATAGGTCAAATTAGTGTTTTAAAGGTGCATCGACTAATCGCTTCTACGAAAGAAGAATTGCGAGCGCAGCTTTTAGGGATATGCTCAAAGTGGTTAGCTCTGTTGGAGAAATTAAACTTAAAGCACCTTTCAAAAGAGCACAGAAAACATAGGTTAAAAATAGAAGAAATTGTAATAAGTATTTGATTATTAGATATTTAAATACTATATTTAGATAGTTAAACAAAAATAAGAAAGGCGGGGCCATCTAAACCTCCCCGCCTTAAAAAACGAAAAATATGAGAGTAAAAATACATAGGTTTGCCCATGCGGGCAAACCGCGCCTAAAAATTAAATAACTGAAAATCAACAATATATGAGTACAGCTACTTAAATTGACGGCTATGCTCTCGAGAGGGGCGGAGGGGTGTGTTCTATGCGAGCGATTGTAAAGCGCAGCCTGTGTTCTTATCTGTTATTACTTAGCATCTGGCGCTTTTACGTGAATATATTGCCATTTTATAAGCAAGTCCATTTCTTAACTAGCGGCATTCAATTATGAATCATTTTTTAGTGTTGATGTACCTGTTGGTATTCCCTTTTCACAAGGCCGACGATCAGCCCCAGTATAAGGGTGGAAGTAGCGCGCTCAATAGTTTTTTGGCTCAAAATCTGGTATACCCCGAATATTCAAGGCAAAACTGTATTTCGGGAACTATACAGGTGAGTTTTAACCTGGATAAAAACGGTAAAACATCCAATGTAAAGGTTTACAAAGGCCTTGGCATTGATCTGGATGATGAGGCCGTTAGGATCGTAAAGCTAACGTCGGGCAACTGGATAGTCCCGGCCGGGCATGATCCCGCAGCCAGCATCGTACTGCCCATAAAATTTAATGCAGAACAAACGCACTGCCAAACTTTTGATGCCGCGGGTGTGGCTATGGCTATCGAGGCTTATAAATCGCGTGAGGCGCTTGTAACCGCTGTCACCAACTATTACAGTAATAAATACTTAGGCAAGGCAGATACTACTAAAGAACAATTGATCATCTCGTTAAAAAAACAATTGGGGTTTGATGACGACTATGCCGATCAGGTGATGCAGCAGGCAAACAAAAAGTTTAAACAGGGCGATAAGGAAGGAGCTTGCGAAGACTGGCTATTTGTTAAAAATATAGGCAGTAGTAAAGCGGATAAAATGTTGTCCGTCAATTGTCATTAACACATTGTGTACACTGCTTATTGTCAAATTGCAATAATTGTGATGCTTAGCTACCGTTTAATTAAATTGAAATGCCTACTTTAGCTTAATTTTTAAAAATAATATAATGCAAAAAGAAGGTACAGTAAAGTTTTTTAACGAAACTAAAGGATTCGGATTTATTATTCCGGCCGACGGAAGTGAAGAAGTATTCGTACACTCATCTGGTTTAATTGATCAGATCCGTGAAAACGATAAAGTAGAGTACGGTGTTGAACGCGGTAAAAAAGGAATGAACGCGGTTAATGTTAAAGTTATTTCTTAATCAGTAAGACATAAATCATTATCGTAAAAAAGCGGTGAGTTTTTAACTCATCGCTTTTTTTGTATCTGTTATTTGTATAAAGTTTGCGGCTTCTCAATGCCGGTTATCGTACATTTCTACCCTTCCAGTCGTACTTTTTGGCGTTGCCCATAATGCCGATATAAATAAAGTATATCACATGTACTGTGCAAATTAAAGGCATAATGCAGAGCAATTTTAGCCTGCCAAAAAAGGAGGTGATGGGGATCAGGAAAAGCATATCGAACGTGAACTTCAATATAAACTGCACCAATAGCATGTTAAAAAAGTAAACATTGTAAAAGCCGAGCAGTGCGTTTAATAACAAAGTCACATTAAACAGCCAAATGCCAACTACAACGGCTACCACGCGTTTATCTTTATATTTGATTGATTTTGATGCCCAGCGCCGCCGTTGTTGTAAAAAATCGTGCAGGGTGGGTTTGGCATCTGTATAAACTATAGCGTCGCGTTTTTTTAAAAAACCTATTCTGTCGGGGTACTTTTCGGCTACTTTTTGTAACAGTAATTCATCATCGCCCGATGCCAGATCGTCAATGCCTTTAAAGCCGCCAACTTCGTAAAATATATCCTTGCGGTAGGCAAAATTAGCTCCGTTACAAGTAGATGCGTGATTGTTGCCAATAAATGCGGCGCCCAGGCCAATCAGGTATGAGAATTCGAGGGTTTGCATCCGTTCAAACAAGTTTCTCTCGCCAAAGTAGCTTACCGGCGACGAGATCATCACCAGGTTATTGGATTGATAATAATCTACGATAGATGAAAGCCATTTAGGCCCCATGCGGCAATCGGCATCTGTAGCTACCAAAAAATCTCCCGTAGATAATTTAATGGCTTCGGTGATAGCCCTTTTTTTATAGGAATTTAAGGCCTTCTCGTCCCTGAGTTGAAGCAGCCTTACACCCCTGTCGGCATAGCTGCTAATGATTTCGGCCGTACGGTCGGTGGAGTGATCGTCAGCTATGATGATTTCAAATAGGTGGGCAGGATAATCCTGTGCTAAAATATCCCCAATGGTGAGGGCTATTTTTTCTTCCTCGTTACGGGCCGCAATCAATACGGTTAGCTTGGTGGTAAGGGGTTGCCCGC
Proteins encoded in this window:
- a CDS encoding DEAD/DEAH box helicase, producing MNPFSQLGIRHDIVNAITDLGFENPTPIQEQSIPVLLTGSNDFVGLAQTGTGKTAAFGLPLLELLDFEQNHPQALILCPTRELCLQITNDLKNYSKNMSNVNVVAVYGGANISDQLRQIKRGVQIVVATPGRMLDIINRKAINFSDVNYVVLDEADEMLNMGFQEDIDSILSTTPDDKKTWLFSATMPSEVRRIAKKYMTDPFELTMGEKNTGNVNIEHEYYIVRARDKYAAFKRIVDFNPEIFGIVFCRTKIETQEIAEALIKDGYNADSLHGDLSQQQRDKVMKRYRERSLQLLIATDVAARGIDVNDVTHVINYSLPDEIENYTHRSGRTARAGKTGVSIAIINSKELGKIRQIERVIGKKFIKGEIPNGFDVCEKQLFAIVHKVHNVQVNEQQIEQYIPRIMDEFKDLEKEDIIKRFASIEFNRFLDYYKNAPDLNAPLDDRAVRGELGDRAPRGTGNSDYTRLFINLGSVDEFNRGDLLGYICNTAKISGRTVGKIDVKGVYSFFEVPKADVDKVFAEFKDAEFKGRPVRIEISGEGTSDNRSGGGGGRRREGGYAGGGERKEGGFRREGGAPRERTGGNSGGGFRDFSGKRREDRNSTGSGGGERRRKF
- the rbfA gene encoding 30S ribosome-binding factor RbfA; the encoded protein is MESKRQQKFAGVIQEDLAAIFQREGMNFLPNTLVTITKVRVTPDLALARVFLSFFNNANTQLALQTIKLHASEIRYKLGSRIKDQVRIIPQLEFFVDDTSDYVERMDKIFDKIHKEENPADSGQS
- a CDS encoding peptidoglycan DD-metalloendopeptidase family protein gives rise to the protein MDRHKQLEHFIAANPDKVGKVVYFDAARHKLLRLDFTDANHELSPEIIGHTQQFSAWVFKKLKENKCKYGVGGYFENRTIYSRSALFNTTAEPRCLHLGIDIWGDAGTMVYAPLAGKVHSFQDNDNFGDYGATIILEHHLDGLKLFSLYGHLNDESFLGLSEGMAIEKGEALGEFGSTEENGNWPPHLHFQLMFDMEGLKGDYPGACRLSEQDKYRHNIADPGLILQFPAGSII
- a CDS encoding IS4 family transposase, with the translated sequence MSSELFEPTVLDGLARKTEAIQRKRKVGGKELLDMALFDGDQSFNGMSMQLMRRDGLDISKQALHQRHHSNMTKFVQAVFEQLIAVELPQEQTQGLEIRIKDSTRFALPEVIAETFPGTKGSGMKAGASVQFEFEIKSGKSDIKVTPANANDQGESHLDKASIQPGVLYMRDLGYTHLSYMNNINKVKAFFINKLCPKTTIYLLKDDQYQKLELSKLQGITGVFDQQVYIGADKMPVRIIIEPVSEELKARRIANTEKYNKKKGSTTSKGFKERAGFNFIVTNLVSEKYSAELIQKLYHLRWQIELVFKAWKSFLKIHTFPKGSSDRITSILYSKLIWAVLSWKICMAIGKIGQISVLKVHRLIASTKEELRAQLLGICSKWLALLEKLNLKHLSKEHRKHRLKIEEIVISI
- a CDS encoding energy transducer TonB; the encoded protein is MNHFLVLMYLLVFPFHKADDQPQYKGGSSALNSFLAQNLVYPEYSRQNCISGTIQVSFNLDKNGKTSNVKVYKGLGIDLDDEAVRIVKLTSGNWIVPAGHDPAASIVLPIKFNAEQTHCQTFDAAGVAMAIEAYKSREALVTAVTNYYSNKYLGKADTTKEQLIISLKKQLGFDDDYADQVMQQANKKFKQGDKEGACEDWLFVKNIGSSKADKMLSVNCH
- a CDS encoding cold-shock protein; this encodes MQKEGTVKFFNETKGFGFIIPADGSEEVFVHSSGLIDQIRENDKVEYGVERGKKGMNAVNVKVIS
- a CDS encoding glycosyltransferase family 2 protein, encoding MIAILSTISFLCTGLYLSVVIYLIKGWSRIKTPAISGQPLTTKLTVLIAARNEEEKIALTIGDILAQDYPAHLFEIIIADDHSTDRTAEIISSYADRGVRLLQLRDEKALNSYKKRAITEAIKLSTGDFLVATDADCRMGPKWLSSIVDYYQSNNLVMISSPVSYFGERNLFERMQTLEFSYLIGLGAAFIGNNHASTCNGANFAYRKDIFYEVGGFKGIDDLASGDDELLLQKVAEKYPDRIGFLKKRDAIVYTDAKPTLHDFLQQRRRWASKSIKYKDKRVVAVVVGIWLFNVTLLLNALLGFYNVYFFNMLLVQFILKFTFDMLFLIPITSFFGRLKLLCIMPLICTVHVIYFIYIGIMGNAKKYDWKGRNVR